A DNA window from Amphiprion ocellaris isolate individual 3 ecotype Okinawa chromosome 8, ASM2253959v1, whole genome shotgun sequence contains the following coding sequences:
- the LOC111575588 gene encoding cytochrome c oxidase subunit 4 isoform 2, mitochondrial, protein MMLRLTSGRVGSLLTRQATLTSSSVRMASHEVSEAADMSQPMYWDRADVPLPDRAYKDVLTDADRKLKQKEKGPWGQLSKEEKIALYRLTFRHTYPEMKRPSDEWKTVVGGIFLFLGFTGLVVWWQRVYVYPQRPRTFDDDWQAKQLQRILDMRINPIEGISSKWDYEKGQWK, encoded by the exons ATG ATGCTGCGTTTGACCTCCGGCCGGGTTGGAAGCCTCCTGACCAGACAGGCAACTTTAACCAGCAGCAGCGTCAGGATGGCGAGTCACG AGGTGTCTGAGGCGGCGGACATGTCTCAGCCCATGTACTGGGACCGGGCGGACGTCCCGCTGCCTGACAGAGCCTACAAAGACGTCCTGACCGACGCTGACAGGAAGCTGAAGCAGAAGGAGAAAGGACCCTGGGGTCAGCTGAGCAAAGAGGAGAAGATCGCAT TGTACCGGCTGACGTTCCGCCACACCTACCCGGAGATGAAGCGGCCGTCCGACGAGTGGAAGACCGTGGTGGGAGGAATCTTCCTGTTCCTGGGCTTCACCGGCCTGGTGGTCTGGTGGCAGAGGGTCTACG TCTACCCTCAGCGTCCCAGGACCTTCGATGACGACTGGCAGGCCAAGCAGCTCCAGAGGATCCTGGACATGAGGATCAACCCCATCGAGGGAATCTCCTCCAAGTGGGACTACGAGAAGGGCCAGTGGAAGTAG